In Plasmodium gaboni strain SY75 chromosome 14, whole genome shotgun sequence, one genomic interval encodes:
- a CDS encoding hypothetical protein (conserved Plasmodium protein, unknown function) yields MNKLFFLCFLLTIIYSLNIYYCNDNILEKANANNEDSTNDINDNNKNSSNKSKSDNKSNYNKDQYNVDDEYNEDEENDDEEGEDDENDHFEVPINCSDGNCFDSMDNINKIIDNKKKKMKYRRRRGKAIQIIKPNINHTELIIIEENLEIFKRIDKPIAIVSVLGDMHTGKSFLLNLLNEHVIPDINKSNKYIENGFKVGNDITASTYGIWIWSEPIRINVKKLKKIYEYINENFTNFIKSYEYEKDEYNEEIIDLLNLYKTDDWISNVEELNLSDTDEVNLILMDTQGLNSPNVNKRYDEILYALTNLISTDIIFLTMKMINNKDLEFIENITKDANLFMLRAYTRSSGSTFSIKKNNFHKILDTLNNNLENNSLILESIASKNLMWVVHDFSQRLDVRKGKLWLDILLNSDRRDLDIKYWKKIISNKSKDKHDAYTTKKQKIAYLTYNDNSSSGLISNNNNNNNDSSTNYKLNILYKNIDCVLLRNMYHNKEFDFTKANINDLNEEYKNDVLLLRYKIYLRALLFPKKMYSDVQMNKIINKIRREQKLREEQEKSKEQKNKDNKKNDTNNNTDDLNSNKDESSGSQITNRFMSGHDVYDFITFLVKSANQNLFTNVNQFFKHFKINRAEISRNDLIFLYKKYLLQFMENEDVEFISNLNDENDDLFLQKEANNNSINGDSNSEEDSLFNDDEIMQLKQHNLKDEQDDIQQKKDNYKLPPLLNEIKKYEELIREQILNIWYKYTESDFHDEEEKELIKDIENNLYERLDQIKIEMLELGEMNIRKFCKIACEDALQIVVEDVKMKSDQYPIKQKDLTTFFESVSYNLIKYLEKKLSKNSDKLDLIYYKDNICNPLINNTFQEFYFLKKKNMTLNENRLKSYFSNAVSKGKEVFEVLAENTENITEYFKNKNMFYTVLDKWTSEAINTYTLTLSDFAKEEKDINDEYLNVLNDDIKLLKQKAMEKWHNHCRDKTSALFNMHKSNLKKNFLENFNFPLDELVLQDIFLNLKGQEELKYMDIYCANEDSWNSEYKNFLKLTDEVYQFIKDENLKAIQITCQQPLDELKNGIKGEIHKYYLWSSLKSTLYNRALIVLSSNIENIYIKNQRENKIQSNLDEKYSSTNKNYKRISKDLMSKVINRWLNNDIYNLYYPIIRKQFLHRIVCYFGIAILLFIISLVVYFKKFHASFLFLIILALFMIFGYQQISIYGKTFFRHVVFYMYEGIANVFGTEGAIIVSILFISVTAIYVYNYHIVKFKNRVAKNTKKLLQSQNIMNMSGANSYNEYNPSSKMRIFKPNFWRFHDYDKDPKYHAPNMPHDYKMHNDSSQYMDLKNRSNRPNKMDDYTSFNNSSKFQRRSYLD; encoded by the coding sequence atgaataaactattttttttatgtttcCTTCTgacaattatatattctctaaatatttattattgtaATGATAACATTTTAGAAAAAGCAAATGCAAATAATGAAGATTCTacaaatgatataaatgataataataaaaattcatCGAATAAATCAAAGAGCGATAATAAAAGTAACTACAATAAGGATCAATATAATGTAGACGACGAATATAATGAAGACGAAGAGaatgatgatgaagaaggagaagatgatgaaaatgatCATTTCGAAGTTCCAATAAATTGTAGTGATGGTAATTGTTTCGATTCGATggataatataaataaaataattgataataaaaaaaagaaaatgaaatataGAAGAAGAAGAGGGAAAGCTATACAAATTATAAAAccaaatataaatcatacagaattaattataatagaagaaaatttagaaatatttaaaagaatagATAAACCAATTGCTATTGTTTCAGTATTAGGTGATATGCATACAGGGAAATCGTTTTTActtaatttattaaatgaacATGTGATACctgatattaataaaagtaacaaatatattgaaaatgGTTTTAAAGTAGGTAATGATATTACAGCTAGTACTTATGGTATATGGATATGGTCTGAACCTATAAGAATTAATGTtaagaaattaaaaaaaatctatgaatatattaatgagAACTTTacaaattttataaaaagttatgaatatgaaaaagatgaatataatgaagaaattattgatttattaaatttatataaaacagATGATTGGATTTCAAATGTTGAAGAATTAAATTTATCTGATACAGATGAAGTAAACCTAATTTTAATGGATACACAAGGTTTAAATAGTCcaaatgtaaataaaagatatgatgaaatattatatgcaTTAACTAATTTGATATCAACTGatattatctttttaactatgaaaatgataaataataaagatttagaatttatagaaaatattacTAAAGATGctaatttatttatgttaaGAGCATATACTAGATCTAGTGGTTCTACTTTTtctattaaaaaaaataatttccataaaattttagatacacttaataataatttagaaaataattctttaatATTAGAAAGTATTGCTTCTAAAAACTTAATGTGGGTTGTACATGATTTTAGTCAACGTCTTGATGTGAGAAAAGGGAAATTATGGTtagatattttattaaattcGGATAGAAGAGATTtagatataaaatattggaaaaaaataatttctAATAAAAGTAAAGACAAACATGATGCATATACAACAAAAAAACAGAAAATCGCTTATTTAacatataatgataattcATCTTCTGGTCttatatcaaataataataataataacaatgaTTCATCAActaattataaattaaatatattatataaaaatatcgATTGTGTTTTACTACGAAATATGTATCACAATAAAGAATTTGATTTTACTAAAGCCAATATTAACGATCtaaatgaagaatataaaaatgatgttttgttattaagatataaaatatatttgagagctttattatttccaaaaaaaatgtattcAGATGTtcaaatgaataaaattataaataaaattagaAGAGAGCAAAAATTAAGAGAGGAACAAGAAAAAAGcaaagaacaaaaaaataaagataataaaaagaatgatacaaataataatacagATGATTTAAATAGTAATAAAGACGAATCATCAGGGTCACAAATAACTAATCGATTTATGTCAGGTCATGATGTATATGATTTTATTACTTTCTTAGTAAAATCTGCAAATCAAAACTTATTTACAAATGTCAATcaattttttaaacattttaaaattaatagaGCTGAAATAAGTAGAAAtgatttaatatttttatataaaaagtattTATTACAATTTATGGAAAATGAAGATGTTGAATTTATTAGTaatttaaatgatgaaaatgatgatttatttttacaaaaagaagcaaataataattcaataAATGGTGATTCAAACTCAGAAGAAgattcattatttaatgatgatgaaatTATGCAATTAAAACAACATAACTTAAAAGATGAACAAGATGATatacaacaaaaaaaagataattataaattaccacccttattaaatgaaataaaaaaatatgaagaatTAATAAGAGAACaaattttgaatatatGGTATAAATATACAGAAAGTGATTTTCatgatgaagaagaaaaagaattaattaaagatattgaaaataatttatatgaaagattagatcaaataaaaattgaaaTGTTAGAATTAGGTGAAATGAATATTAGAAAATTTTGTAAAATTGCATGTGAAGATGCATTACAAATTGTTGTTGAAGATGTTAAAATGAAAAGTGATCAATATCcaataaaacaaaaagatCTTACGACATTTTTTGAATCAGTTAgttataatttaattaaatatttagaaaaaaaattatctaAAAATTCAGATAAATTAgatttaatttattataaagataatatatgtaatcctttaattaataatacatttcaagaattttattttctaaaaaaaaaaaatatgacCTTAAATGAAAATAGATTAAAATCCTATTTTTCAAATGCTGTATCAAAAGGTAAAGAAGTATTTGAAGTATTAGCTGAAAATACTGAAAATATTActgaatattttaaaaataaaaatatgttttatacTGTATTAGATAAATGGACATCTGAAGctattaatacatatacattAACATTATCTGATTTTGctaaagaagaaaaagatattaatgatgaatatttaaatgttttaaatgatgatataaaattattaaaacaaaaagcTATGGAAAAATGGCATAATCATTGTAGGGATAAAACAAGTGCTTTATTTAATATGCATAAAAgtaatttaaaaaaaaatttcttagaaaattttaatttcCCATTAGACGAATTAGTATTACAAGatatttttctaaattTAAAAGGTCAAGAAGAATTGAAAtatatggatatatatTGTGCAAATGAAGATTCATGGAATAgtgaatataaaaactttttaaaattaacAGATGAAGTATATCAATTTATTAAAGATGAAAACTTAAAAGCAATACAAATAACATGTCAACAACCATTAGACgaattaaaaaatggaaTCAAAGGAgaaatacataaatattactTATGGAGTTCTTTAAAAAGTACTTTATATAATAGAGCATTAATAGTACTTTCAAGtaatattgaaaatatttatataaaaaatcaaagagaaaataaaatacaatCAAATTTAGACGAAAAATATAGTAgtacaaataaaaattataaaagaatttCAAAAGATTTAATGAGTAAAGTAATTAATAGATGgttaaataatgatatatataatttatattatcctATTATTAGAAAACAATTTTTACATAGAATTGTATGCTATTTCGGTATAgctatattattatttattatatcattagTTGTATATTTCAAGAAATTCCATGCCAGTTTTCTTTTCCTAATTATATTAGCATTATTTATGATATTTGGATATCAACAAATATCAATATATGGAAAAACATTCTTTAGACATGTagtattttatatgtatgaaGGAATAGCTAATGTCTTTGGAACAGAAGGAGCTATTATCGtttctatattattcatatctGTAACTGCTATATACgtatataattatcatattgTCAAATTTAAAAACAGAGTTGCAAAAAATACCAAAAAGTTATTACAATcacaaaatattatgaatatgTCAGGTGCAAACTCATACAATGAATATAATCCTTCATCCAAAATGAGAATATTTAAACCAAACTTTTGGAGATTTCACGATTATGATAAAGACCCTAAATATCATGCACCTAATATGCCTCATGATTATAAAATGCATAACGATTCATCTCAATATATGGACCTTAAAAATAGATCAAATAGACCTAACAAAATGGATGACTACACTTCATTTAACAATTCAAGTAAATTCCAGAGAAGATCATATCTAGACTAA